The Juglans microcarpa x Juglans regia isolate MS1-56 chromosome 8D, Jm3101_v1.0, whole genome shotgun sequence genomic sequence TGTCAAAAGATAGGGAAGGGAGGCATACAACTCTGCATTAAGCACCCAGTTAAGATTTCATTTCTTTCAGAGCCTTGGGGGGGGCCCTGGCATTGACCTTTCATTATCCACAACATCAAATCACATAAGATTAGGACAGAAAGTAGTAGATCATACTTGATTCTCATCAGCAACATATCCATCGGTTGGTCCAAGAGCGAAAAAGGAGGACGTGTATATCAGCTTTTCAACGGTCTTCGTCTCTCGCACTGCCTGTAAGACATTCTTCAACCCTccaacattcaccttataaagaACACCCAATCATCAACACAAAGAACTAGTTTTTGTCTAAATTCAAATCTCGAAGGTCCTGATTGGTAGCAAGGGGGAAAAAACTAGCGGAACATTACAAAGTTTTCTCGCAAACCAAACGGAAAATGAGATTTAGCGGCCACGCGAGCTTACTGAGAAGAACTTAGAAGGATCAGGAAGCCAGGGTTCGACGAGGCCAGCTACGTGGAAGACGACTTGACAGTCGGAGCAGGCAGCCAggagggaatggtagttggtcACATCACCATAGACGATTTCGAAGGAAGCGTCGCCGTCGGTGGGCGGAGGGAGGGACGACAGGTCGCTGGTCCGGCGAACCAAGGCCCGAATGGTGTGGCCTTGTCGGAGCAGGGCGTGGCAGAGTCTTCCGCCTAGGAAACCGGATGCACCGGTCACCAGTACCTTCATACTCTTCTTTAAAATTCCAGAGTCTAAACAGTAAGAAAAGCACTGTGTATGAGCCGCTATACGTTTGGGTAACAAAGTACTTCAGATATTACCGGaatgaaaaaagatatttgtatCAATTTCTATCCATCAGCTTAAAGCTACAGcacatctcataatatttttttttttttttttttttttgttttaccgCAGCATATAAGAGGTGTTGCGGTTATGGactaatgtaaatatatttttattataaattgtgttattattttaaaaaaagtaaataaaatatgagatttatataaaaaaaatttaatttttaataatagaccctattcttttttaaagagattatgCGATATTTACGTACTttacgattatatataaaattattcgtTCTATTATTACTTCtccattactattcacaactttttcaacagttctcactacccaaaccatCATAATATGATTTTAGTGTTTTGGCAACAATACCAACTCCTGGACATAGTCGTGGAGTGTGAAAgtgttgtataattattttaaaaaataatataatttattattaaaaattaattttttttaatgtgaatcatgtatttactcaatttttctAAAAGGATTGCGCATCACTTACGCACTCcactattataaatattatttctcttaactTAAAATTTAGTGGTTTTgacaattataaaaaagagaaatgctttaattataaatagaaaagtaaatttataaattgatgtgacttgaagtagtacattagattgtaaaactacttctataattatattgtaaactatatctaatatttcatataaattcaAATCGGTTTGTATATTTACtttagtgtaatttttttgtacctACAACACTTCTCTTATAAAAATgtatcatattaattaataagattaaaaataataaaatatagaataaatagCCTCGTTATTCCCTACTTAAAATTTAATGCCATTATAAATTAGGCACCAtttttatataacattattgttgatgtcgtgtttcgtggCTTGGGTAACTCCACGCTATTGAATTTAGCCTGGATTCTGTTGAGATAGAGAATGGGGACTCGGGGGCCGTGGtacctctgatgcttaagttagttttAGAGATAGGGTGGTCAAATGAGTGAAGGAGTAAAATATTCAAGATCAGAGATCCCCTAGAGGGTGTGAGGCGGTATTTATATACCTAGTCAATATGATCTTCTGACAAAGGAGATTTGAGGAGGTGTCGTCCGTACCTGTCATCCAAGTCATGGGGGGGTCACCCGCATCCCTTCTAGCTCGTTCTGTGTCAGCCTTCGTCAGGTGACAGGACCCATGCCCGATCATGGCAACCACTGACACCTTATTCTAGGTTGCATCCTGCTTGGTGTCGTCTTCCACTTAATGCGGCATGGCCATGTCAGGTGAGCCCGCCATCAGTACCCAAGCGTAGGGGGTTGTCCTTGACACCCTGCTCCTGAATTGTAGGCACTTTCGTCTGTGCAGCCTTAAGTGCCTGGGTGTCAGTATCCTTCCTGATACCTTGATTTGATCCTGACACTTTGATCGTTGGTGGTTAGGAGCAATCTGCACTTCTGAATGGTCCCCACACGAGGTGCGTCTTCTCCCCATTCCCAATATGGGCCTTCTTGGCCAGCTTGGCCCATGCCCTAGGGCGACCTAGGCCAGTTCATTCGGCCGAGCCCAAACCCAAGGGAATATTCCCCTCACAATTgtaatcaatttttattttataataatttgtttaatgatattgtgatctGTTGAGACAGTCCCTCCCATGAGGAATACAATGAATGTCCCAACCATCCATACATGAATATTTGCGTACCATTCTACTATGTTGGGGGTGTAAACATGAATGTTACAAGACACAACAAAAATGCTATTTGGAAGCCCtcgttttaagtttttaatgcACCCCAGCACACCCTCCATGTCAGCATATATAAATTGTCTATTTTGTcctcatttaaatttaatctctttattatttaattcttCTCTAATGAAAGCCAAAGCCCTCAACATATGTGAGGCTTCCAAATGTACTCTTGGGGCTCGACGAAAACTACCTATTCATGGTAGATGGCAGCTAGCTCAACGGGAACCAATTAGGATTCTTCACGTTCATCAGAATCTTCACCTAGGATTTTTCACGTCAGACGGAAACCAGCTTTGGAATCTTTATCGATGAAATATCCACCTATGATTTCTCTCTCACCACGCTATCTCTTTCTCATAGCTTGTCTTTCTCACTTAGGGTTTCTCTCTCACCAACGGAATTGGATAGAATCTGTAGCAGGAGATTTTATAGTGTTACTAATTTAGGTAATGATCTCACAAACTGTTTTCTGCTATAGTGTTTTTCATTAACACTTGCTTAAAGTGGCTTGGTCTCTTCAAAGgcccctattttttttttttaacttgcttCTGCAATGTCGACTGAAATCTTCCCCTTAAGCCAATGGTAATGTGATTTAGAGCTGGTTTTAGTTTGGGTATGTGATTATGAATTTTTGATAGATTATTATGAAATGGGTCTGTGTTTTAGAACTGATTTGTGAAAAAATCTAAGTCCATAGTGTTGATGCTCTGGTTTTGTGTTGAAAGCCAATGGTGATATGATTTAgagttggtttttgtttggatctatgattataaatttttggtaGATTATTATGTATTGGGTTTGTGATTATTATGAATTAGGGCTGTGTATTTAGAGCTAGTTTCTTAATAAATCCAAGTCCATAGCTGCCTAGAGCATGTCTAAACCATTTCTGATGGTTGCCTAGATAACTTGTTCCTGGGCGCTAGTACGGATAGTTTTCCGTACTAGATATCAGTCCATCTCAATAAAACTCTCATAAATTGCTGGGAAATTTATAGTTGGATATATCTTGTTTTTGTGTTATCTATTTTACATTCAAGAGAGAGATTCTGGTTAAAAAAAGGGAGGATCAAGTCTTGAAGAGAGAACTAGAAGTTCAGAACAACATGGATAAACTCATAAGAATGACAAAcgatattgaaaataaatatgatgatCTTTGAAGACAAAGGGTGAAAAATAGGTGTGCACGACTATGTTTGTGCATGTAATGGAGACCGTGGAAAGCAATAGTGTAGAATATTAGTCTTATATTGTATTAGGCTTATAGTGTAATTTTCgattacttttgtaaaattctaCTCTTAAATTTGTGAATCATGATGTTGTGTAATGTAAAACTGTGTTTTACCTTATGCATTGTGAATGAGATGTTGAATGCAATTTTGTAAAGGAACCACTTTTGGAGTGTGTAATATTGTGGTGCTTCAGGTGCTGCTCACATGAACAccatcaatgtttttttttttttttttcttctttcattttaagCACTTTGTTGTGCAGCACATAAAAGGAACATCTCCAACCATATTCAAACCATACGCTTTCAATTCcagtatatttaaaaacaaccatacaacatttcataactGTCCTTACACTTTATATCTTGTGAACAATTGGCAGCGATctaaactaaagaaaatgtTGTACAAAACTAAACAATTATCTCAATTACATCTCCATGCTAAACAATTGGCAGCCatcaaagttaaataaaatgtcATAACTGCTGAACAATAGTCTCATGGCAACCATAACAGCAAAAGCAAAAGTATTAAAAAGCAAAAGCATTAAAAAGCAAAAGCATTAGTTTCGATTTGCTAACAATAACAAGGACAAGATTGACCAAAAGAATCTAACTAATAATTGGATGGAGCCCACCTTTTTAAAAGTAGTTTAACTAACAGGATAATCATTGGTTGGTAGAGTGTGTGCTGCATTTTTCTTTCGGCCCTCGAGGAAGAAGCTGTCATTTCCCATGAGCATGTGTTTTTGCACTCCAATGGTGGAGTTGTAACATGGTATGTACGATGTACTAATTACCCTGGCCACCCACTCGccgataaataaattaaaaaaaaaatagaagccaacaaaaaaaaaaaaaaaatagttactGTATCCATTATACTTACCAATGCAAGCATCAAAATCTACCACTTTTGGTGGAAAAATCCGAATAGCATTTTTGGTAGAAAAATCAAATAGCagttttttatggaaaaatctCTTTCCCTTTAGACCTAGCATTATAAAGAGAGAAGAGATTATCTTGGTTGCAAAGGAGGTTCTTGGATAAGAACAAATGAGGCTCTGTAACCACCTGACTCAATAATTCTAAAgtagaaatattaataatttttatttggcctaaattatatttaatgggtcatATTGAATAAGCTCACgagtgataaattattgagactgaTTATGAGTTTTAGTTAGACTCAATAACTAgtttaaatcttatttattatttattgaacgagttagactcattttaaaatttaaagatcagccattagaaatttatttcaatttaaaatatcactcATTGAAGTCTCTTACGCATTATCAGTCACTGTCAATcttacattgaatgaactactagatcattttttaaattcaaactctcttcttgaatgatcgtgaccaagtccaactcaaactcgAAATCGTCGGCATCCTATTCCAATATGGATACAACTCTACAAGTCATCTTGACGTTAAAATTCTTTAATCGAGTCCAACTCAAGCTGGTTGTCACGATCtctcaaatctctctataaatatcttcatTCCACgtgttatttagaaaaaaaaatcataaacctcaCAGTTCAGTAACGTGATCAATTTTGTGTTGGAAGTTTTAGGAAACAACACTACAAGGTAAGTTGTTTGActataaattcaaattagcatacgttagctagttatatatattattattaaagccaatcATTTCAAAGCTAGTGTTTACATACTATGCATGTCATGGTATTTACAAACActtcattcatcatatttcattatgcatattatagttatgtatgaattatgcatctcatgtatATCACGTTacataagacacgtaagtttttataagatcaagtgtaagataaactCGTAACAATAAATCAAATGGTCATTCAGTTGCATGGTACCAATGAAGTTTCAGCGTGGGTGCACAAgtcacggactcaagcgtgatCTACTGTAGTATGCCAGAGTACTGCACAATAGGCTTCCTTTGTTGCAGCATGGGAAGTTAGTGCACAACTTTGTACACAATATTAAGTGTATTGACCAGCCAGATAAGTCAGATTAGtcagttaatttagataaatcaatATTACTCTCCATCTACTTGTTGGTAGGGCTGAGCATTGACTTTATCGAACTTGGTATTTAGGAATCCGATTTTGACTTCGATTTTGAATAAATCAAAATCTGATTCGATCTGAATTTTAGCCCACATTTTAAAACTTGTGCTGGGCTCcatatttagcccatttttaaataagattttacaTACTACTATATCAATTTTATGGgctttttaagttttaagtttactaaaaacattaaaaaaacaacagaTTTTACATTTGCAGAAACTcaaatataactaaaatatttcatattttatgcaAACctataaaagaggaaaaaaaaaaaaaaactagagtaAACCCTAAATTTATGCTATGTCTATATTAAACCTTAAATTAAATCTTTGtttaaaccctaaattttttatttaaaaacttgatttttgtaGTTCTTATAAacactaaatttaattgttagtcttgaatcattaaaattaacaaCTACTAATTTACTAGTATTGGATTATGTGTAGTTTAATAGTTTATAACTATCAACAATTGCTCTATATATACAACTCACCATCTTTCTAGTTGCATACTATTATACTAAAATCTAGATAATAGGTCTtacaatatatacattatacataGTACATGACTCACTATTAACTAGTCAAGTTTCATCTACCATAACATATGTAATATGTATGTATTGATactataataattaacacatgcTAGTAGAGTATTGAGTATAACTGTATAAGTTATAGACTTtcaatataagtatatatactcactatacaaataatacatattttataacctATTTATATTAATCTCGAAGTCAGAGCTACAAGTTGGGGCGAATTTCGGTGTGGAGTTGGAGTCTCAAATTGGAATCGAAAGTCGAAGTCGAAGATGGAGTCGTAGTTCACAACTAGAGTCGATCTAGAAACAACTCCAGCTGCAATTCCAATTTCAACTCTGTTTTCTTGGAGCTCCAATTCCAATGGTATAGAGTCGGTATCGGAGTCGGATAATCCAATATTTGGACAGCCCTACTAGTTGGCATTACCATTTTCTAGTTTCTACCGACACTAAAGCACGCCCCCTGTCCGTACACCGTACTACAATTTTTTCAGCGCAATTCtaacatttttcatcttttgacaccttttttgttctctctattttaaatatcttctatttatgtgtttttctcttcttctctttttctcattttgctTGATTTTACAAGACTTTAGGAGCTACAAGTTGCGACCATCCACCATTATCCACCACTCGCACATCATGTTGGCAGTCTTCTAGTATCTAAATCCACTATCTTTATTAAGAATAAGGCTATTTGACTTTTATACCATATACTATTAATATagtatgatttgatttgtaaaatttaaattttaaaatttattttttaaatcaaatgatAGTATATGgtataaaaacttttaaatagaattattaccTTGATATCCCGTTTTGACTGGCAGGTGTGAGATATGCTTCGTCAATCTCATCCTCGCTTTATTGCCTTTTCCATCCTTAATTTTCAAAACTCCATGCTCTTCCTTCAAATAGCGTGGATGTGACATTCAGCATCTGCTTCAATcgggaattttcttttttattatattttatcttttaggttcttttctcaaatttctttcaACATCGTTCCTTATAAATAATGTTGagcatataattcttttttgaaaacatttaaccataacatgattttataaaaataaactcacaacaTAATCaatgatttgatgtgatatatcatattataaaattatttttattataaagcaaATCTAACAATTCATTTGAACGAAGttagcatgttttttttttttgtctcgaGTCTTTCTTATAATAGTTTTGGTAATATATTTTACACAATATAGATTTTGAAAATGACTAAAagaatctaattattttaaaactaattcACCCCAAGGATAAATTCTTGAATACACCACTTATCATAACCAATGCTAAAGCAGTAaaacctcgtttgtttttagaaaatatctcatctcacctcgtcattacaattttttcaaattctccatacaaaataaaataaataattcaactttttcaaattctaaaataaaaataatattaaaaaatatattctaacaatattttattcaactttttaactttaatctcaaatcatctcatctgtaaaagtAAACGAGCCCTAGTTACACTTTTCCAATTTCCCCAATAACATGATTGGGTCGTCccatttcactttttatttttgttcttctttttccttcacattttttaacatatttaaatatttttaaaaaataaaaaaatactaataatcacttttttaattagtaaataaaaataaataaatacatgagcgGTCAAAAGGAAGAGACAAAATGAGCGTAATAGCATTATTGAACATTATTTGCATAAGAAAACTAACGCCAAATCTCTGTATAATTGTTAGGACTCTCAGGTCAAAGTAGAAAGATTTTATGTCCAATAAAGGCAAAAAGCTTTAATACTATCCCACATTGTTATTGCCTACAAACAGCACATCCACTCTCTTAGCACCTCcattatctctctctcatttttttgttgttgtctaTCGGGGGCTCTTTGCTTAGTCTACGAGCAGAGTGCTTTGAACCAAATATCAGTGCAGCAGAATCACAGATTATAGTCTAGAGCGACGTATGCATTTGATGGGATTGAATGGAGTGTGCCTCCTTGTGGGAGTAAGCCGGCGGCCATTTAAAGGACTTGATTTTATGTCCCAATCTTCGATGGTCTTTGGAACACAGACGTCGAAAAGGATTTGACCAAGAACACCATGGGCACTAATGCTTGGCAGACTAGGCAGGTGGATCAAACCTTCCTTGTGTTCATCTTGCAACGAACCGATACCTTTACCATCGCAATACTCCATCGAAGTGGGCAAGAAGTAATGGTCACTAGGTCCAGTGGCAACACCGTGAAAGCTATGTGCGTTGTTTGTTGCTTTCCTCAGGTCACAAATTGGCTCAGGGATCGCATCTTGTGTTCCCTCTATGCCCATCCTTTCCCCTTCTAGTCGACGAATTCTTTGAGAATAAACTTTCGCTGCCTTACCCAGAAGCTCGGTCACAGCAGCTTTGTAGTCAATCGGATAATGCCGATAATGACCTGGGACAAGATTGAATCacataatttcatttgaaaCTATTTATTGtcaattaatcaaaacaaaacaaaagaaataaaatttaaaatcataacaCAATTTGGCGCGCACTTGCTACACAATGTTGCAAAATCATGTCTTCCTTGTGAATGTACAACATAGGCTCGTTCTCTTCCCAACTTTTAAGCATAAACTCAATTAGTGGTTACTGATCAAAGATGTGTCCCAAGTGCCGGTAATCTGTGCATTTAACaggcttataaaaaaaaaatctgtgcaGTCAGCATTTCTCCACCACAACTGGGAAAGTTTGTAGTGATGTCAATTATGTATTTGAGTGTGTAGACAGGATGCAACTAGGATATAGCTTCCATGGCATTTAATACACATAAGAGGGTATATATTAACACAACGTCATTAAGTTTTGAAGCAGACCTACGTGTGGAGAGTCTTTCCATTTCACCAGCTTAACGTCACCCCCAAGATCTTGTATTCGTTGAGTAAAATTGAAGATAACTTCAAAGGGAGCAAGATCGTCATTTTCAGAGCACAAAACAAGATATGGGGCCTGCATGCTctggagaaaaaaagaaaaaactctcaataaatgtagaaaaaattgaagtaaAAGCTTTGAACACTAGGAAGCCCTCGTCTACTTACAATAGAAGAGTACAGAGTTTGCCAATACTCTGCACGCTGTGATTCAAATCGGCTGAGGAAGAGGGTATCGAGACCGGAAGAAATGCTGTGGGCAATCCATGATGCTAATCTTGGTGGATGGGACATTTTGAGTACAGTTGGGTGAAGAACAAATTTAGTGCCGATATCGCTGGTAAAATCCACAGGACTGGAATCATAGATATGACCAGATATACAGTCTCTAACCAGTTGGAAGCCATCCTTCacgagaaaaaagaaataataacaaaaattatgtctggAT encodes the following:
- the LOC121243203 gene encoding uncharacterized protein LOC121243203, whose product is MWGFGGRCYWGREERGGKVEGIVVVFAWMSSEERHVRNYVELYSSLGWNSLVCHSEFLNSFFPEKAAALAANVLNELAQELKIRPWPVVLASFSGGPKACMYKVLQIIDGKCEGQQILDGFQLVRDCISGHIYDSSPVDFTSDIGTKFVLHPTVLKMSHPPRLASWIAHSISSGLDTLFLSRFESQRAEYWQTLYSSISMQAPYLVLCSENDDLAPFEVIFNFTQRIQDLGGDVKLVKWKDSPHVGHYRHYPIDYKAAVTELLGKAAKVYSQRIRRLEGERMGIEGTQDAIPEPICDLRKATNNAHSFHGVATGPSDHYFLPTSMEYCDGKGIGSLQDEHKEGLIHLPSLPSISAHGVLGQILFDVCVPKTIEDWDIKSSPLNGRRLTPTRRHTPFNPIKCIRRSRL